The Epilithonimonas zeae genome contains a region encoding:
- a CDS encoding aminopeptidase P family protein, protein MTTKYEQIPSSLFVKNRKKFAEQLLPKSLAVFNSNDIYPISADSTMPFQQHRDIFYLSGVDQEESILVIFPDAYLEENREILFLRETNDHIAVWEGEKLDKNQAFETSGIKTVYWLSDFDKVFKNLMYEAENVYLNKNEHYRNAVETELREDRFIKKVQADFPMHNYKRSNPILQRLRSIKEPEELALIQNACNITEKGIRRLLNFIKPNVWEYEIEAELIHEFVRNRSRGFAYTPIIASGNNANVLHYIANNMQCKEGDVILLDVGAEYANYSSDLTRTIPVNGRYSNRQKEVYNSVLRCKVEAEQRLVAGNNWHRFHKEMGEVYTVELLQLGLIDKADVQNEDPKWPAYKKFMMHGTSHHMGLDTHDYGILTDDFVENMVFTNEPGFYIPAEGFGVRIEDDYVIQSSGKPFNLMANIPITVEEIEDLMNS, encoded by the coding sequence ATGACAACAAAATACGAACAGATTCCAAGTTCTCTTTTTGTGAAAAACAGAAAGAAGTTTGCAGAACAATTGTTACCAAAATCTTTAGCCGTTTTCAATTCCAACGATATTTATCCGATCAGTGCAGATTCTACAATGCCTTTCCAGCAGCATCGTGATATTTTTTATCTGAGTGGAGTAGACCAGGAAGAAAGTATTTTGGTGATTTTTCCTGATGCTTATTTGGAAGAAAATCGTGAGATATTATTTTTAAGAGAAACCAACGACCATATTGCGGTTTGGGAAGGTGAAAAATTAGACAAAAATCAAGCTTTTGAAACTTCCGGAATCAAAACGGTTTATTGGTTGAGCGATTTTGATAAAGTCTTCAAAAATCTAATGTACGAAGCAGAAAATGTTTATCTGAACAAGAATGAGCATTACAGGAATGCTGTAGAAACGGAACTCAGAGAAGACCGCTTCATTAAAAAAGTACAGGCGGATTTTCCGATGCATAATTATAAAAGAAGCAATCCAATTCTTCAGCGTTTGAGAAGCATCAAAGAACCGGAAGAATTAGCATTAATTCAAAATGCTTGTAATATTACAGAAAAAGGAATCAGAAGATTGCTGAATTTCATCAAGCCAAATGTTTGGGAATACGAAATCGAAGCGGAACTAATCCACGAGTTTGTAAGAAACAGAAGCAGAGGTTTTGCTTACACGCCAATCATCGCAAGCGGAAACAACGCTAATGTTCTTCATTACATTGCGAATAATATGCAGTGTAAAGAAGGTGATGTTATTCTTTTGGATGTTGGCGCAGAATATGCGAATTATTCAAGTGATTTGACCAGAACAATTCCTGTAAACGGAAGATATTCCAATAGACAAAAAGAAGTTTACAACTCTGTGTTAAGATGTAAAGTAGAAGCAGAACAGCGTTTGGTTGCAGGAAATAACTGGCACAGATTCCACAAAGAAATGGGCGAAGTTTATACTGTGGAATTGTTGCAATTAGGTTTGATTGATAAAGCTGATGTTCAGAATGAAGATCCAAAATGGCCTGCTTACAAGAAGTTTATGATGCACGGAACTTCTCATCATATGGGATTGGATACGCACGATTATGGAATTTTGACCGATGATTTTGTAGAGAATATGGTATTTACAAACGAACCTGGTTTCTATATTCCGGCAGAAGGATTTGGAGTGAGAATTGAGGACGATTATGTGATTCAATCTTCAGGAAAACCATTTAATTTGATGGCGAATATCCCAATTACTGTGGAAGAAATCGAAGACCTGATGAATTCTTAA
- a CDS encoding isopenicillin N synthase family dioxygenase translates to MDKIPSVDLRDFLSDNPERKQKFVNEIGKAYEEIGFVALKGHFLDDQLVDNLYGEVKNFFQLPTETKLKYEIPGIGGQRGYVGFGKETAKGFKKGDLKEFWHFGQYVSDDSKYKSEYPDNVIVEELPKFNEVGKETYKMLEKTGKYVLRALALYLNLDEFYFDDKIAEGNSILRPIHYPPITEEPNDAVRAAAHGDINLITLLMGSQGKGLQVQNHKGEWIDAIAEPDELMINVGDMLSRHTNNKLKSTIHRVVNPPRELWGTSRYSIPFFMHPVSDMPLNALENCVDENNPKLYPDATAGEFLRERLIELGLIKI, encoded by the coding sequence ATGGATAAAATACCTAGTGTAGACCTGCGTGATTTCCTTTCGGACAACCCGGAACGCAAACAGAAATTTGTAAATGAAATCGGAAAAGCTTACGAAGAAATTGGTTTTGTAGCCCTGAAAGGACATTTCCTGGATGACCAACTCGTAGACAATCTTTATGGAGAAGTCAAAAACTTCTTTCAACTCCCAACAGAAACCAAATTAAAGTACGAGATTCCCGGAATCGGAGGACAAAGAGGTTATGTTGGTTTTGGTAAAGAAACCGCAAAAGGCTTTAAAAAAGGAGATTTGAAAGAATTTTGGCACTTCGGACAGTATGTTTCGGATGATTCAAAATACAAAAGCGAATATCCTGACAATGTAATTGTGGAAGAACTTCCAAAGTTCAATGAAGTTGGTAAAGAAACTTACAAGATGCTTGAAAAAACTGGGAAATATGTTTTGAGAGCTTTGGCTTTGTATCTTAATTTGGATGAGTTTTATTTTGATGATAAAATTGCTGAGGGGAATTCTATCCTTAGACCAATTCATTACCCGCCAATTACCGAAGAACCGAATGATGCGGTAAGAGCTGCTGCTCACGGAGATATTAATTTGATTACGCTTTTGATGGGTTCTCAAGGTAAAGGCCTTCAGGTTCAAAACCACAAAGGTGAATGGATTGATGCGATTGCAGAACCCGATGAATTGATGATTAATGTTGGCGATATGTTATCAAGACACACGAACAATAAATTGAAATCCACGATTCACAGAGTGGTCAATCCGCCAAGAGAATTATGGGGAACTTCAAGATATTCTATTCCATTTTTTATGCATCCGGTGAGCGATATGCCTTTGAATGCACTTGAAAATTGTGTTGATGAAAATAATCCGAAATTGTACCCTGATGCAACAGCGGGAGAATTTTTAAGAGAAAGATTGATTGAATTAGGTTTGATAAAAATCTAA
- a CDS encoding alpha/beta hydrolase, which yields MDLQYLVREPQNITPETPVLFLLHGYGSNEEDLFSFVPTLPEDWLVISFRAPKNSSYGGYAWFDIDFNNAENFVDENEANEAVKLVLENIMTVTNRYGLTDNKTHLCGFSQGGMIAYSLALQYPDLFSKVACLSSYPEEKLLKNIVKEKKKLENLRFFISHGTDDAVIPLDWGRKAADLLYDLSAYFSFREYMSGHGVNQKNYLDLMEFFKK from the coding sequence ATGGATTTACAATATCTCGTAAGAGAACCTCAAAATATCACACCAGAAACGCCCGTTTTGTTTTTGCTTCACGGTTATGGAAGCAATGAAGAAGACCTTTTTAGTTTTGTTCCAACTTTACCGGAAGATTGGTTGGTCATCAGTTTCCGAGCACCGAAGAATTCCAGCTACGGAGGCTATGCTTGGTTTGATATCGATTTCAATAATGCTGAAAATTTTGTGGACGAAAATGAAGCTAATGAAGCTGTAAAACTGGTTTTGGAAAATATTATGACCGTTACCAACAGATATGGTTTGACGGATAACAAGACGCATCTTTGCGGTTTTAGCCAAGGCGGAATGATTGCTTATTCTCTGGCTTTACAATATCCGGATTTGTTCTCGAAAGTAGCTTGTCTAAGTTCTTATCCAGAAGAGAAGCTTCTGAAAAACATTGTGAAAGAAAAAAAGAAATTAGAAAATCTGCGTTTTTTTATTTCTCACGGAACAGACGACGCGGTGATTCCTTTGGATTGGGGCAGAAAAGCAGCAGATCTTTTATATGATTTGAGCGCTTATTTTTCGTTTAGAGAATATATGTCCGGACACGGCGTGAATCAGAAAAACTATCTCGACTTGATGGAATTTTTTAAGAAATAA